The following are encoded together in the Salvia hispanica cultivar TCC Black 2014 chromosome 6, UniMelb_Shisp_WGS_1.0, whole genome shotgun sequence genome:
- the LOC125196234 gene encoding probable ADP-ribosylation factor GTPase-activating protein AGD14 isoform X2 translates to MGSKREEERNEKIIRGLMKLPPNRRCINCNSLGPQYVCTNFWTFICTTCSGIHREFTHRVKSVSMAKFTFQEVDALQKGGNQRARDLFLKAWDPETERNKLVDNSNIDKLRGFIKDVYIDKKYSMDKSSDRPPRDPQNLRSQEDEMRRASSYHSYSQSPPYDFQYEERRYGKHAPSLTRKPGSDRGLYEGKLAGFLSPNRLSDYAKNDRFSNEGSNSRMSDYTGNGGVDLFKSDVLSPSSQNETWSPFSESNSREAPSLHKSDVINSRFHPQPQRTVSLGSFGYFDSSSTSFKSVDSTSFPEVVSDLGHSAEVSHDKSTPGSSVSGAFAGLDLFKTPFAQQNASSTPPTGINSQLPESLLAQSFNDIQESSTSAVPSFSEQQPSEILQPSPLDLFTSPFQQQSVVSNKEEASNVVMSNDGGWATFDTAQNIEPIGTENSAPAAVPYSDGSILGNFNPFSTDESSSFQASAGHEPSASTFTFETTDNPFDAAAVAEGHPTQNVIEINKQTALHSASDAEKLLGDGGYESLSDYGRVTTSSESEPPLSSLSSNFDITLNDFPIGPSEAGVGSLATDHKSSNPFDLPYDSDVESTNMLWNMSSLQVALPNLQMAATYDDGVNQLWFPQNPVPSFVPGGVSFDSSSGSMGYIAGQAPNTSITSIHTHGPVASVGGNPFA, encoded by the exons ATGGGCagcaaaagggaagaagagagaaacGAGAAGATTATTAGGGGTCTCATGAAGCTGCCTCCTAATCGCCGATGCATTAACTGCAACAGCTTG GGTCCTCAATATGTATGCACAAATTTTTGGACGTTTATCTGTACTACATGTAGTGGAATACA TCGTGAGTTCACGCACCGTGTTAAGTCAGTTTCAATGGCAAAGTTTACATTTCAAGAAGTGGATGCTCTTCAGAAAGGCGGTAATCAG CGTGCGAGGGATTTATTTTTGAAGGCCTGGGATCCTGAGACTGAGAGGAACAAACTTGTGGATAATAG CAATATTGATAAACTTCGCGGCTTTATAAAGGACGTATACATTGATAAAAAGTATTCCATGGACAAGTCTTCTGATAGGCCTCCAAGAGATCCACAG AATTTAAGAAGCCAAGAAGATGAAATGAGGCGAGCAAGCTCATATCATTCGTACTCTCAAAGTCCGCCATATGATTTTCAATATGAAGAAAGGCGATACGGGAAACATGCACCTTCACTTACTAGAAAGCCTGGTTCAGATCGAGGACTTTATGAGGGAAAGCTTGCTGGATTTTTGAGTCCCAATCGTTTAAGTGACTATGCAAAGAATGACAGGTTTTCGAATGAGGGTTCTAATTCCAGAATGTCAGATTATACTGGTAATGGTGGAGTTGATCTTTTCAAATCTGATGTTTTATCTCCTAGTTCCCAGAATGAAACTTGGAGCCCATTTAGTGAATCAAATTCAAGAGAAGCTCCCTCGTTACATAAATCAGATGTAATCAACAGTAGATTTCATCCTCAGCCTCAG AGAACTGTATCCTTAGGAAGCTTTGGTTACTTTGATAGCAGTTCCACATCTTTCAAGTCAGTTGATTCTACGAGCTTTCCTGAAGTTGTGTCTGATCTTGGACATTCTGCTGAGGTTTCCCATGACAAATCTACACCTGGATCTTCAGTGTCCGGGGCCTTTGCTGGCTTGGACCTTTTTAAAACACCTTTTGCACAACAAAATGCCTCTTCAACACCTCCAACTGGTATTAATTCTCAATTGCCAGAGTCATTGTTGGCACAATCTTTTAACGACATCCAAGAGTCTTCCACTTCTGCAGTTCCATCATTCTCCGAGCAACAACCATCAGAAATTCTACAACCTTCACCACTAGACTTGTTCACCTCTCCATTCCAGCAACAATCTGTTGTGTCTAACAAGGAAGAGGCCTCTAATGTTGTGATGTCAAATGATGGAGGGTGGGCAACTTTTGATACGGCTCAGAACATTGAGCCTATTGGCACTGAAAATTCAGCTCCGGCTGCAGTGCCTTATTCTGATGGAAGTATTCTAGGAAACTTTAACCCATTTTCCACCGATGAAAGTTCCTCATTTCAAGCTTCAGCTGGCCACGAACCTTCTGCATCTACATTTACTTTTGAAACCACTGAT AATCCGTTTGATGCTGCGGCTGTTGCTGAAGGACATCCTACCCAAAATGTTATAGAAATTAACAAACAAACTGCTCTTCACTCTGCTTCTGATGCGGAGAAATTGCTTGGTGATGGTGGATATGAG TCTTTGAGTGATTATGGCAGGGTGACAACTTCGAGTGAGAGTGAACCACCATTATCCAGCTTATCATCAAATTTCGATATAACACTAAATGACTTCCCAATCGGTCCATCAGAG GCTGGCGTGGGTTCACTTGCAACTGATCATAAATCCAGCAATCCATTTGATCTGCCTTATGATTCCGACGTAGAATCTACAAATATG TTGTGGAACATGAGCTCTTTGCAAGTAGCTCTGCCAAATCTCCAGATGGCAGCCACTTATGATGATGGAGTAAATCAATTATGGTTTCCCCAAAATCCAGTTCCCTCCTTCGTCCCTGGGGGAGTTTCGTTCGACTCATCCAGTG GCTCTATGGGATATATAGCAGGGCAAGCACCAAACACCTCAATAAC GAGTATCCATACTCATGGTCCCGTTGCCTCCGTTGGTGGAAACCCTTTCGCCTAG
- the LOC125192737 gene encoding presenilin-like protein At1g08700 produces MESGSVLETIGQEIIGVMAPVSVCMLLVVLLVYTVYNPSSAAASATTIRTAANLVYMESPTDSTVQKLEGAILNAVVFVVIITLVTFLLVLLYYYRFNNFLIYYTRFSVFMIFSAMGSSILISIVQRFNIPIDAATFYILLFNFTILGTISVFSDGIPIIVKQSTMVVLGIIVAAWFSRLPEWTTWIVLVALALYDLAAVLAPGGPLKLLVELASTRDEELPALVYECRPNVGRNSGARVSNSGFFVAAGVGMSSDSHNGSVELQDLLRNGDRGTAMEILQGEDLVIPIDEDDRTSGGEIEEVREEAGEMVPLMGDGDSIERGSGNSGRVDNSRLSRRSEREGIEMEDFNPRGIKLGMGDFIFYSVLVGRAAMYDLMTVYACYLAIISGLGCTLILLAVCRQALPALPISITLGVIFYFLTRLFMEPFVVGASTNLMMF; encoded by the coding sequence ATGGAGAGCGGAAGCGTTCTGGAAACTATCGGTCAAGAGATCATCGGCGTGATGGCGCCGGTCTCCGTATGCATGCTCCTCGTCGTCCTCCTCGTCTATACGGTCTACAAtccctcctccgccgccgcctccgccaCCACCATCCGCACCGCCGCCAATTTGGTCTACATGGAGTCCCCCACCGATTCCACCGTGCAGAAGCTCGAGGGGGCAATCCTCAACGCCGTCGTCTTCGTCGTCATCATAACCCTAGTTACCTTCCTCCTAGTCCTCCTCTACTACTACCGCTTTAACAATTTCCTCATCTACTACACCCGCTTCTCCGTCTTCATGATCTTCTCCGCTATGGGCAGCTCCATCCTCATCTCCATCGTCCAGAGATTCAACATCCCCATCGATGCCGCTACATTCTACATTCTGTTGTTCAATTTCACCATATTGGGCACGATTTCCGTCTTCTCCGATGGGATTCCTATCATTGTGAAGCAAAGCACTATGGTGGTGTTGGGGATTATTGTGGCGGCGTGGTTTTCGCGGCTGCCTGAGTGGACGACGTGGATTGTGCTGGTGGCGCTGGCATTGTACGATTTGGCCGCCGTCTTGGCTCCAGGCGGGCCGCTGAAGCTATTGGTAGAGCTTGCATCTACCCGGGATGAGGAATTGCCGGCTTTGGTATACGAGTGTAGGCCAAATGTAGGGAGGAATTCTGGAGCTAGAGTTTCGAATTCGGGGTTTTTCGTAGCAGCAGGGGTTGGTATGAGTAGTGATAGCCATAATGGCTCAGTAGAGTTACAAGATTTATTGAGGAATGGGGATAGGGGCACTGCAATGGAGATTCTACAAGGAGAGGATTTGGTCATTCCCATTGATGAAGATGATAGGACTAGTGGGGGTGAGATTGAGGAAGTGAGAGAAGAAGCAGGGGAGATGGTACCGTTGATGGGAGATGGCGATTCAATTGAAAGGGGTAGTGGTAATTCTGGTCGAGTGGACAACAGTAGGTTGTCGCGAAGAAGTGAGAGAGAAGGGATTGAAATGGAGGACTTCAATCCGAGGGGGATAAAGCTTGGCATGGGGGATTTCATCTTCTACAGCGTGCTTGTGGGAAGGGCTGCAATGTATGATCTGATGACGGTGTATGCTTGTTATCTCGCAATCATATCAGGACTTGGATGCACGCTCATATTGCTGGCTGTCTGTCGTCAAGCATTGCCAGCACTTCCTATTTCGATTACTTTGGGTGTCATCTTTTACTTCTTGACCAGACTTTTCATGGAGCCATTTGTTGTTGGGGCTTCTACTAATTTGATGATGTTCTGA
- the LOC125196234 gene encoding probable ADP-ribosylation factor GTPase-activating protein AGD14 isoform X3 has product MGSKREEERNEKIIRGLMKLPPNRRCINCNSLGPQYVCTNFWTFICTTCSGIHREFTHRVKSVSMAKFTFQEVDALQKGGNQRARDLFLKAWDPETERNKLVDNSNIDKLRGFIKDVYIDKKYSMDKSSDRPPRDPQNLRSQEDEMRRASSYHSYSQSPPYDFQYEERRYGKHAPSLTRKPGSDRGLYEGKLAGFLSPNRLSDYAKNDRFSNEGSNSRMSDYTGNGGVDLFKSDVLSPSSQNETWSPFSESNSREAPSLHKSDVINSRFHPQPQRTVSLGSFGYFDSSSTSFKSVDSTSFPEVVSDLGHSAEVSHDKSTPGSSVSGAFAGLDLFKTPFAQQNASSTPPTVPSFSEQQPSEILQPSPLDLFTSPFQQQSVVSNKEEASNVVMSNDGGWATFDTAQNIEPIGTENSAPAAVPYSDGSILGNFNPFSTDESSSFQASAGHEPSASTFTFETTDNPFDAAAVAEGHPTQNVIEINKQTALHSASDAEKLLGDGGYESLSDYGRVTTSSESEPPLSSLSSNFDITLNDFPIGPSEAGVGSLATDHKSSNPFDLPYDSDVESTNMSQLWNMSSLQVALPNLQMAATYDDGVNQLWFPQNPVPSFVPGGVSFDSSSGSMGYIAGQAPNTSITSIHTHGPVASVGGNPFA; this is encoded by the exons ATGGGCagcaaaagggaagaagagagaaacGAGAAGATTATTAGGGGTCTCATGAAGCTGCCTCCTAATCGCCGATGCATTAACTGCAACAGCTTG GGTCCTCAATATGTATGCACAAATTTTTGGACGTTTATCTGTACTACATGTAGTGGAATACA TCGTGAGTTCACGCACCGTGTTAAGTCAGTTTCAATGGCAAAGTTTACATTTCAAGAAGTGGATGCTCTTCAGAAAGGCGGTAATCAG CGTGCGAGGGATTTATTTTTGAAGGCCTGGGATCCTGAGACTGAGAGGAACAAACTTGTGGATAATAG CAATATTGATAAACTTCGCGGCTTTATAAAGGACGTATACATTGATAAAAAGTATTCCATGGACAAGTCTTCTGATAGGCCTCCAAGAGATCCACAG AATTTAAGAAGCCAAGAAGATGAAATGAGGCGAGCAAGCTCATATCATTCGTACTCTCAAAGTCCGCCATATGATTTTCAATATGAAGAAAGGCGATACGGGAAACATGCACCTTCACTTACTAGAAAGCCTGGTTCAGATCGAGGACTTTATGAGGGAAAGCTTGCTGGATTTTTGAGTCCCAATCGTTTAAGTGACTATGCAAAGAATGACAGGTTTTCGAATGAGGGTTCTAATTCCAGAATGTCAGATTATACTGGTAATGGTGGAGTTGATCTTTTCAAATCTGATGTTTTATCTCCTAGTTCCCAGAATGAAACTTGGAGCCCATTTAGTGAATCAAATTCAAGAGAAGCTCCCTCGTTACATAAATCAGATGTAATCAACAGTAGATTTCATCCTCAGCCTCAG AGAACTGTATCCTTAGGAAGCTTTGGTTACTTTGATAGCAGTTCCACATCTTTCAAGTCAGTTGATTCTACGAGCTTTCCTGAAGTTGTGTCTGATCTTGGACATTCTGCTGAGGTTTCCCATGACAAATCTACACCTGGATCTTCAGTGTCCGGGGCCTTTGCTGGCTTGGACCTTTTTAAAACACCTTTTGCACAACAAAATGCCTCTTCAACACCTCCAACTG TTCCATCATTCTCCGAGCAACAACCATCAGAAATTCTACAACCTTCACCACTAGACTTGTTCACCTCTCCATTCCAGCAACAATCTGTTGTGTCTAACAAGGAAGAGGCCTCTAATGTTGTGATGTCAAATGATGGAGGGTGGGCAACTTTTGATACGGCTCAGAACATTGAGCCTATTGGCACTGAAAATTCAGCTCCGGCTGCAGTGCCTTATTCTGATGGAAGTATTCTAGGAAACTTTAACCCATTTTCCACCGATGAAAGTTCCTCATTTCAAGCTTCAGCTGGCCACGAACCTTCTGCATCTACATTTACTTTTGAAACCACTGAT AATCCGTTTGATGCTGCGGCTGTTGCTGAAGGACATCCTACCCAAAATGTTATAGAAATTAACAAACAAACTGCTCTTCACTCTGCTTCTGATGCGGAGAAATTGCTTGGTGATGGTGGATATGAG TCTTTGAGTGATTATGGCAGGGTGACAACTTCGAGTGAGAGTGAACCACCATTATCCAGCTTATCATCAAATTTCGATATAACACTAAATGACTTCCCAATCGGTCCATCAGAG GCTGGCGTGGGTTCACTTGCAACTGATCATAAATCCAGCAATCCATTTGATCTGCCTTATGATTCCGACGTAGAATCTACAAATATG TCTCAGTTGTGGAACATGAGCTCTTTGCAAGTAGCTCTGCCAAATCTCCAGATGGCAGCCACTTATGATGATGGAGTAAATCAATTATGGTTTCCCCAAAATCCAGTTCCCTCCTTCGTCCCTGGGGGAGTTTCGTTCGACTCATCCAGTG GCTCTATGGGATATATAGCAGGGCAAGCACCAAACACCTCAATAAC GAGTATCCATACTCATGGTCCCGTTGCCTCCGTTGGTGGAAACCCTTTCGCCTAG
- the LOC125196234 gene encoding probable ADP-ribosylation factor GTPase-activating protein AGD14 isoform X4, producing the protein MGSKREEERNEKIIRGLMKLPPNRRCINCNSLGPQYVCTNFWTFICTTCSGIHREFTHRVKSVSMAKFTFQEVDALQKGGNQRARDLFLKAWDPETERNKLVDNSNIDKLRGFIKDVYIDKKYSMDKSSDRPPRDPQNLRSQEDEMRRASSYHSYSQSPPYDFQYEERRYGKHAPSLTRKPGSDRGLYEGKLAGFLSPNRLSDYAKNDSSQNETWSPFSESNSREAPSLHKSDVINSRFHPQPQRTVSLGSFGYFDSSSTSFKSVDSTSFPEVVSDLGHSAEVSHDKSTPGSSVSGAFAGLDLFKTPFAQQNASSTPPTGINSQLPESLLAQSFNDIQESSTSAVPSFSEQQPSEILQPSPLDLFTSPFQQQSVVSNKEEASNVVMSNDGGWATFDTAQNIEPIGTENSAPAAVPYSDGSILGNFNPFSTDESSSFQASAGHEPSASTFTFETTDNPFDAAAVAEGHPTQNVIEINKQTALHSASDAEKLLGDGGYESLSDYGRVTTSSESEPPLSSLSSNFDITLNDFPIGPSEAGVGSLATDHKSSNPFDLPYDSDVESTNMSQLWNMSSLQVALPNLQMAATYDDGVNQLWFPQNPVPSFVPGGVSFDSSSGSMGYIAGQAPNTSITSIHTHGPVASVGGNPFA; encoded by the exons ATGGGCagcaaaagggaagaagagagaaacGAGAAGATTATTAGGGGTCTCATGAAGCTGCCTCCTAATCGCCGATGCATTAACTGCAACAGCTTG GGTCCTCAATATGTATGCACAAATTTTTGGACGTTTATCTGTACTACATGTAGTGGAATACA TCGTGAGTTCACGCACCGTGTTAAGTCAGTTTCAATGGCAAAGTTTACATTTCAAGAAGTGGATGCTCTTCAGAAAGGCGGTAATCAG CGTGCGAGGGATTTATTTTTGAAGGCCTGGGATCCTGAGACTGAGAGGAACAAACTTGTGGATAATAG CAATATTGATAAACTTCGCGGCTTTATAAAGGACGTATACATTGATAAAAAGTATTCCATGGACAAGTCTTCTGATAGGCCTCCAAGAGATCCACAG AATTTAAGAAGCCAAGAAGATGAAATGAGGCGAGCAAGCTCATATCATTCGTACTCTCAAAGTCCGCCATATGATTTTCAATATGAAGAAAGGCGATACGGGAAACATGCACCTTCACTTACTAGAAAGCCTGGTTCAGATCGAGGACTTTATGAGGGAAAGCTTGCTGGATTTTTGAGTCCCAATCGTTTAAGTGACTATGCAAAGAATGACAG TTCCCAGAATGAAACTTGGAGCCCATTTAGTGAATCAAATTCAAGAGAAGCTCCCTCGTTACATAAATCAGATGTAATCAACAGTAGATTTCATCCTCAGCCTCAG AGAACTGTATCCTTAGGAAGCTTTGGTTACTTTGATAGCAGTTCCACATCTTTCAAGTCAGTTGATTCTACGAGCTTTCCTGAAGTTGTGTCTGATCTTGGACATTCTGCTGAGGTTTCCCATGACAAATCTACACCTGGATCTTCAGTGTCCGGGGCCTTTGCTGGCTTGGACCTTTTTAAAACACCTTTTGCACAACAAAATGCCTCTTCAACACCTCCAACTGGTATTAATTCTCAATTGCCAGAGTCATTGTTGGCACAATCTTTTAACGACATCCAAGAGTCTTCCACTTCTGCAGTTCCATCATTCTCCGAGCAACAACCATCAGAAATTCTACAACCTTCACCACTAGACTTGTTCACCTCTCCATTCCAGCAACAATCTGTTGTGTCTAACAAGGAAGAGGCCTCTAATGTTGTGATGTCAAATGATGGAGGGTGGGCAACTTTTGATACGGCTCAGAACATTGAGCCTATTGGCACTGAAAATTCAGCTCCGGCTGCAGTGCCTTATTCTGATGGAAGTATTCTAGGAAACTTTAACCCATTTTCCACCGATGAAAGTTCCTCATTTCAAGCTTCAGCTGGCCACGAACCTTCTGCATCTACATTTACTTTTGAAACCACTGAT AATCCGTTTGATGCTGCGGCTGTTGCTGAAGGACATCCTACCCAAAATGTTATAGAAATTAACAAACAAACTGCTCTTCACTCTGCTTCTGATGCGGAGAAATTGCTTGGTGATGGTGGATATGAG TCTTTGAGTGATTATGGCAGGGTGACAACTTCGAGTGAGAGTGAACCACCATTATCCAGCTTATCATCAAATTTCGATATAACACTAAATGACTTCCCAATCGGTCCATCAGAG GCTGGCGTGGGTTCACTTGCAACTGATCATAAATCCAGCAATCCATTTGATCTGCCTTATGATTCCGACGTAGAATCTACAAATATG TCTCAGTTGTGGAACATGAGCTCTTTGCAAGTAGCTCTGCCAAATCTCCAGATGGCAGCCACTTATGATGATGGAGTAAATCAATTATGGTTTCCCCAAAATCCAGTTCCCTCCTTCGTCCCTGGGGGAGTTTCGTTCGACTCATCCAGTG GCTCTATGGGATATATAGCAGGGCAAGCACCAAACACCTCAATAAC GAGTATCCATACTCATGGTCCCGTTGCCTCCGTTGGTGGAAACCCTTTCGCCTAG
- the LOC125196234 gene encoding probable ADP-ribosylation factor GTPase-activating protein AGD14 isoform X1, protein MGSKREEERNEKIIRGLMKLPPNRRCINCNSLGPQYVCTNFWTFICTTCSGIHREFTHRVKSVSMAKFTFQEVDALQKGGNQRARDLFLKAWDPETERNKLVDNSNIDKLRGFIKDVYIDKKYSMDKSSDRPPRDPQNLRSQEDEMRRASSYHSYSQSPPYDFQYEERRYGKHAPSLTRKPGSDRGLYEGKLAGFLSPNRLSDYAKNDRFSNEGSNSRMSDYTGNGGVDLFKSDVLSPSSQNETWSPFSESNSREAPSLHKSDVINSRFHPQPQRTVSLGSFGYFDSSSTSFKSVDSTSFPEVVSDLGHSAEVSHDKSTPGSSVSGAFAGLDLFKTPFAQQNASSTPPTGINSQLPESLLAQSFNDIQESSTSAVPSFSEQQPSEILQPSPLDLFTSPFQQQSVVSNKEEASNVVMSNDGGWATFDTAQNIEPIGTENSAPAAVPYSDGSILGNFNPFSTDESSSFQASAGHEPSASTFTFETTDNPFDAAAVAEGHPTQNVIEINKQTALHSASDAEKLLGDGGYESLSDYGRVTTSSESEPPLSSLSSNFDITLNDFPIGPSEAGVGSLATDHKSSNPFDLPYDSDVESTNMSQLWNMSSLQVALPNLQMAATYDDGVNQLWFPQNPVPSFVPGGVSFDSSSGSMGYIAGQAPNTSITSIHTHGPVASVGGNPFA, encoded by the exons ATGGGCagcaaaagggaagaagagagaaacGAGAAGATTATTAGGGGTCTCATGAAGCTGCCTCCTAATCGCCGATGCATTAACTGCAACAGCTTG GGTCCTCAATATGTATGCACAAATTTTTGGACGTTTATCTGTACTACATGTAGTGGAATACA TCGTGAGTTCACGCACCGTGTTAAGTCAGTTTCAATGGCAAAGTTTACATTTCAAGAAGTGGATGCTCTTCAGAAAGGCGGTAATCAG CGTGCGAGGGATTTATTTTTGAAGGCCTGGGATCCTGAGACTGAGAGGAACAAACTTGTGGATAATAG CAATATTGATAAACTTCGCGGCTTTATAAAGGACGTATACATTGATAAAAAGTATTCCATGGACAAGTCTTCTGATAGGCCTCCAAGAGATCCACAG AATTTAAGAAGCCAAGAAGATGAAATGAGGCGAGCAAGCTCATATCATTCGTACTCTCAAAGTCCGCCATATGATTTTCAATATGAAGAAAGGCGATACGGGAAACATGCACCTTCACTTACTAGAAAGCCTGGTTCAGATCGAGGACTTTATGAGGGAAAGCTTGCTGGATTTTTGAGTCCCAATCGTTTAAGTGACTATGCAAAGAATGACAGGTTTTCGAATGAGGGTTCTAATTCCAGAATGTCAGATTATACTGGTAATGGTGGAGTTGATCTTTTCAAATCTGATGTTTTATCTCCTAGTTCCCAGAATGAAACTTGGAGCCCATTTAGTGAATCAAATTCAAGAGAAGCTCCCTCGTTACATAAATCAGATGTAATCAACAGTAGATTTCATCCTCAGCCTCAG AGAACTGTATCCTTAGGAAGCTTTGGTTACTTTGATAGCAGTTCCACATCTTTCAAGTCAGTTGATTCTACGAGCTTTCCTGAAGTTGTGTCTGATCTTGGACATTCTGCTGAGGTTTCCCATGACAAATCTACACCTGGATCTTCAGTGTCCGGGGCCTTTGCTGGCTTGGACCTTTTTAAAACACCTTTTGCACAACAAAATGCCTCTTCAACACCTCCAACTGGTATTAATTCTCAATTGCCAGAGTCATTGTTGGCACAATCTTTTAACGACATCCAAGAGTCTTCCACTTCTGCAGTTCCATCATTCTCCGAGCAACAACCATCAGAAATTCTACAACCTTCACCACTAGACTTGTTCACCTCTCCATTCCAGCAACAATCTGTTGTGTCTAACAAGGAAGAGGCCTCTAATGTTGTGATGTCAAATGATGGAGGGTGGGCAACTTTTGATACGGCTCAGAACATTGAGCCTATTGGCACTGAAAATTCAGCTCCGGCTGCAGTGCCTTATTCTGATGGAAGTATTCTAGGAAACTTTAACCCATTTTCCACCGATGAAAGTTCCTCATTTCAAGCTTCAGCTGGCCACGAACCTTCTGCATCTACATTTACTTTTGAAACCACTGAT AATCCGTTTGATGCTGCGGCTGTTGCTGAAGGACATCCTACCCAAAATGTTATAGAAATTAACAAACAAACTGCTCTTCACTCTGCTTCTGATGCGGAGAAATTGCTTGGTGATGGTGGATATGAG TCTTTGAGTGATTATGGCAGGGTGACAACTTCGAGTGAGAGTGAACCACCATTATCCAGCTTATCATCAAATTTCGATATAACACTAAATGACTTCCCAATCGGTCCATCAGAG GCTGGCGTGGGTTCACTTGCAACTGATCATAAATCCAGCAATCCATTTGATCTGCCTTATGATTCCGACGTAGAATCTACAAATATG TCTCAGTTGTGGAACATGAGCTCTTTGCAAGTAGCTCTGCCAAATCTCCAGATGGCAGCCACTTATGATGATGGAGTAAATCAATTATGGTTTCCCCAAAATCCAGTTCCCTCCTTCGTCCCTGGGGGAGTTTCGTTCGACTCATCCAGTG GCTCTATGGGATATATAGCAGGGCAAGCACCAAACACCTCAATAAC GAGTATCCATACTCATGGTCCCGTTGCCTCCGTTGGTGGAAACCCTTTCGCCTAG
- the LOC125192049 gene encoding membrane steroid-binding protein 2-like produces MAAVWQTVTEAINSYTGLSPTAFFTILALMYVTYKVVSGMFVAADDYAAVKRANEIALREPVQMGDVTEEDLRAYDGSDPNKPLLMAIKGQIYDVSRSRMFYGPGGPYALFAGRDASRALALMSFDPKDLTGNIQGLSDSELEVLQDWEYKFMEKYVKVGQLFSSDASSESKQTEHAGDASKLDEDKSQENKSQGNETQQ; encoded by the exons ATGGCGGCAGTGTGGCAGACGGTAACGGAGGCGATCAACAGCTACACGGGGCTGTCGCCGACGGCGTTCTTCACTATACTGGCACTCATGTACGTCACTTACAAAGTGGTTTCAGGCATGTTTGTGGCGGCGGATGACTACGCCGCCGTCAAAAGGGCGAACGAAATTGCCCTCCGCGAACCGGTGCAGATGGGCGATGTCACCGAGGAGGATTTGAGAGCATACGATGGCTCCGATCCCAACAAGCCCTTACTCATGGCTATCAAAGGACAGATCTACGACGTCTCTCGTTCTAG GATGTTCTATGGACCCGGTGGCCCATATGCACTGTTTGCTGGTAGGGATGCAAGCAGAGCCTTGGCTCTCATGTCGTTCGACCCCAAAGACCTTACTGGGAATATTCAAGGCCTGAGTGATTCAGAGCTGGAGGTTCTCCAAGACTGGGAATACAAGTTCATGGAGAAATATGTTAAGGTTGGTCAATTATTTTCCTCGGATGCCTCATCCGAGTCCAAACAAACTGAACATGCTGGTGATGCAAGCAAGCTCGATGAAGATAAATcgcaagaaaataaatcacaagGAAATGAAACGCAGCAGTAA